A stretch of Besnoitia besnoiti strain Bb-Ger1 chromosome III, whole genome shotgun sequence DNA encodes these proteins:
- a CDS encoding hypothetical protein (encoded by transcript BESB_046200): protein MRTGVFLSLIRAEALAARVGAHVRNKQQGQGVSHQSFCCATSDERPSWRGSCEGRTRPSNLPRSRWERERRGCTNADGPLSLGMGTGGSGGALSIAGVVVTEPSLPVLDRGLLLAVCLYTMVISKFDGSSAPAREGGHAETQVEGGTAYETVRDDYYYCLLAPLSLVTLFPFVHWNWLSMKFYRHA from the exons ATGCGAACCGGGGTTTTCCTGTCGCTGATACGTGCCGAGgccctcgctgcgcgtgTTGGGGCCCAT GTCCGCAACAAGCAACAGGGACAAGGGGTGTCACACCAGTCCTTTTGCTGCGCCACAAGCGACGAACGGCCTTCTTGGCGTGGGTCCTGCGAGGGAAGAACGCGGCCGTCGAATCTTCCGCGAAGCCGGtgggagcgagagagacgagggtGCACTAATGCCGATGGGCCGCTGTCTCTGGGAATGGGAACCGGCGGCTCTGGTGGCGCTCTCAGTATTGCAGGCGTCGTCGTCACCGAACCCTCCCTTCCTGTTCTTGACAGGG GGCTTCTCCTTGCCGTCTGCCTGTATACCATGGTCATATCTAAGTTTGACGGAAGCAGCGCCCCTGCGCGTGAGGGCGGAcatgcagagacgcaggTTGAAGGCGGAACGGCTTACGAAACGGTTCGCGACGACTACTACTATTGCCTCcttgcgcctctctcgcttgtCACATTGTTCCCGTTCGTGCATTGGAATTGGCTGAGCATGAAATTCTACCGGCACGCTTGA
- a CDS encoding putative vacuolar sorting protein 35 (encoded by transcript BESB_046210), with product MIMEHDQEKLLDEASAVVKEQARYMKRAIDSDNLRDALKHASNMICELRTSLLSPKTYYELYMLVFHELQHLSAFFSDKSRHNRKMSELYESVQHAGNILPRLYLLITVGASYIKSREAPACDILRDMTELCKGVQHPMRGLFLRFYLTQMCKDKLPDVGSEYEREGGGTMNDAFAFLLTNFTEAARLWVRLQHQGSARERLKREKERHDLRVLVGSTLVRMAQLDGMSVEFYKEEALPRLLEQVVGCRDGMAQQYLLDCIIQVFSDECHLQTLDPFLQACLNVQPSVDLKAIFVNLLNRLANFVQSEPESVPADVDVFTIFRRYILELQDRYLLSLADASAAGQSNGASCCADLTSLLELQMSFLSFALTLYPDRIDHVDGILASTALLLSRSLGGDQQGGAAASGREKLSPAGVEAVVELLSSPLRSLSLSVLELEHFPALMGFLDYDTRKQVAVSMVSAVLGASVALDQPSALTRFLDFISPLVFDGPDTPVDEEESGASSAFSSEQQSVSKLVHLIYNADTDLHFALLCIARQKFGEGGLRRLRYTLPPLVIAALQLVPRVLDRAEQHQRGESDLPAPSVSAKKVFQFVHGSCTQLVQCDGQTALRLFLMSAIVADNANLRVAGSYEAITYEYLTQALVCYEEEISDSKSQFNLISEFVGSVVGHIHTLEKENHENISAKITQHAAKLLKRPDQCRAILACSHLFWNNERVRDSRRVLECLQKCLKIADIAVQSSTTHVGLFTDILDKYIYYYERDNHEVTVDFIQNLLALCAEHVNFALQEAGQEEALANFRNTVRYLKHKKETEGAKWRGLTGLNEISVSSS from the exons ATGATTATGGAGCACGACCAGGAGAAACTGCTGGACGAGGCGTCCGCAGTTGTGAAGGAGCAGGCGCGCTACATGAAGCGAGCGATT GATAGCGACAACTTGCGAGATGCGCTGAAGCACGCGTCGAATATGATCTGCGAGCTGCGCACCTCCCTTCTGTCTCCCAAGACCTACTATGAGTTGT ACATGCTCGTGTTCCACGAGTTACAGCATCTctccgcgtttttttctgaTAAGTCGCGCCACAACCGCAAGATGTCGGAGTTGTACGAGTCTGTGCAGCATGCGGGGAACATTCTGCCGCGGCTGTATCTTCTTATCACTGTCGGAGCGAGTTACATCaagtcgcgcgaggcgcccgcgtgcgACATTCTGCGCGACATGACCGAGCTCTGCAAAGGCGTTCAACACCCCATGCGCGGCcttttcctccgcttctACCTCACGCAAATGTGCAAAGACAAACTCCCCGATGTCGGCTCGGAGTACGAAAG ggaaggcggaggcacgATGAACGACGCGTTCGCGTTTCTCCTCACGAACTTCAccgaggccgcgcgtctctgggTGCGGCTCCAGCACCAggggagcgcgcgcgagcggctaaagagggagaaggagcgccacgatctgcgcgtcctcgtcggctCAACGCTTGTTCGGATGGCGCAGCTCGACGGCATGAGCGTGGAGTTCTACaaggaagaggcgctgccgcgactCCTCGAGCAAGTCGTCGGCTGTCGAGACGGCATGGCGCAGCAGTACCTCCTCGACTGCATCATTCAAGTCTTCTCAGACGAATGTCACTTGCAAACACTCGACCCCTTTCTCCAAGCTTGCCTCAACGTACAGCCCTCAG TCGACTTGAAGGCGATCTTCGTAAATCTGCTCAACCGCCTTGCCAACTTTGTTCAGTCTGAGCCGGAG AGTGTGCCGGCGGACGTCGACGTGTTCACGATCTTCCGCCGGTACATTTTGGAGCTGCAGGATCGCTACCTGCTTTCGCTTGCtgacgcgtctgcggcgggtCAGTCCAACGGC GCGTCGTGCTGCGCAGACCTCACGTCGCTGCTGGAACTGCAGAtgtctttcctctccttcgccctcaCGCTGTACCCGGACCGCATCGATCACGTGGATGGCATTCTCGCCTccacggcgctgctgctctcgAGGTCGCTGGGCGGTGACCAGCAAGGCGGTGCAGCCGCCTCGGGGCGTGAGAAGTTGTCCCCGGCCGGCGTGGAGGCAGTCGTCGAGCTCCTGTCGTCTCCGTTGCGcagtctctcgctctccgtcCTCGAACTGGAGCACTTCCCCGCGCTCATGGGCTTTCTCGACTACGACACGCGCAAACAAG TGGCCGTCTCGATGGTCTCCGCCGTGTTGGGGGCGAGCGTCGCGCTAGATCAGCCGTCGGCGTTGACGCGCTTCCTCGACTTCATTTCTCCGCTGGTCTTCGACGGGCCAGACACGCCtgtcgacgaggaagaaagcggcgcgtcctccgccttcagCTCTGAGCAGCAGAGCGTGAGCAAGCTCGTCCACCTCATCTACAACGCCGACACCGACCTCCACTTTGCGCTGCTGTGCATCGCCCGACAGAAGTTCGGAGAGG GCggtcttcggcgtctgcgatACACCCTGCCCCCGCTCGTcatcgccgcgctgcagctcgtccCCCGCGTCTTGGACCGCGCTGAGCAGCACCAGCGAGGGGAGTCTGACTTGCCAGCCCCCAGCGTCTCTGCGAAGAAAGTTTTCCAGTTCGTCCACGGATCCTGCACTCAGCTCGTGCAGTGCGACGGCCAA ACCGCTCTTCGCCTATTTCTCATGTCCGCGATCGTCGCCGACAACGCGAATCTTCGCGTGGCTGGCTCCTACGAGGCCATCACCTACGAGTACCTCACACAGGCCTTGGTGTGTTACGAGGAGGAGATTTCAGACAGCAAGTCGCAGTTCAACTTGATCTCTGAGTTTGTCGGGTCGGTCGTGGGGCACATCCACACTCTGGAGAAAGAAAACCACGAAAACATCAGCGCAAAAATCACCCAGCACGCCGCCAAGCTCCTCAAGCGACCCGACCAGTGCCGTGCGATCCTCGCCTGCTCGCATCTCTTCTGGAATAAC gagcgcgtccgcgactCGAGGCGAGTTCTGGAGTGCCTGCAGAAGTGCTTGAAAATCGCCGACATCGCTGTGCAGTCCTCCACTACGCACGTCGGCCTCTTCACGGATATTCTAGACAAATACATATACTACTACGAACGGGATAACCACGAG GTGACAGTCGACTTCATTCAGAACCTactcgcgctctgcgcagagCACGTTAACTTCGCTCTCCAAG AGGCCGGGCAGGAAGAAGCGCTCGCCAACTTCCGCAACACGGTGCGCTACCTGAAGCACAAGAAGGAAACCGAAGGAGCGAAATGGAGAG GCCTTACGGGACTCAACGAAATCAGCGTGTCTTCGTCCTAA
- a CDS encoding hypothetical protein (encoded by transcript BESB_046220): MAAPVGDGKGNPVAWGHLLAPERPSHMHWPSSGLLLPQSSSLLPLSCLESRVSHSERDRRHSGRQQASQSSRSSEAPGESVSATAPSTPSPSLPRSSRLPAPAPKASPSSASSLTSSASSPPLPLSRAHRRRPSLTPSSLHLLPRARLSAGLASSGPCPSSSEEGGCSRSLLSPCGSSSLRASSRLPPAAEEKKATRGQETPTPAAAFHVSLLSEQTAVSPACDGGEGGDQARGGRCAAPARASRGGRDAESRAQDELRGGREREARSDAPSPAESQKVAKAAEDAGEADAEEAGGSQSPTRVRSPPGDGDAVAHGSGCRLGVESDRRRASARGKRSVLPAPSRRGVDSGGVGFCVKEDRERDKEDDVEEDLAARFHDSVAAWGHSPLGRENAVQMRQNSSPFSNSTSVAPPASRELVAWAQCLYAELREACLLQPPPFHALLARSRRTAEVKRGAGERLTLSRGASGDEAAERPLETERCQREEDARQGANGQVIAALLETVELLLHELHREQRAQRDQEDFILRRGSEWRRQQDALDAAESAEREERDRRRAAENAALRATEASRDALRTLRQRHALVMEKNRALTAVVRRLSVDLRKKERLCDKLKASLGTLLPLPCQQRVQQLTPSFEITAPLSRHAALSPPSLGVPNPSAAQAARRRSCLPSPRRAPRHSSASPVGGSGSPRGAAQSGESPSPLETVGALEEALEACFVREVELVRVAHKQRDRTRTLEFEVKQLKAQLAAARESMAQETLAKRARARGGQRRGLDATSRKSSGAASRRNATSSSISRGEPERPGARDSSASPDRQLRRDAAAAAASRSASAAPTLDAELARERPEEKRACAEDNKEGMRVGTSRPVGGERVGAVAEHAVISSRPSDASACSSRNDPGVQLYENEPSVPCFGSGRPVKHCPSPSASLCVAASSPVALIASPAPEAVLPPASAAPAAPQGSLHPKEGLSMESEKRDPHWTASEASTRSTSRCGSALSPSAGSFFPSLHGQHREAAKPLHAITPPAPAETEELEDEAGRGQLPEGGGADAETGVRRGGRAAERHHVRAGEEGEDHNERETEGERRGGEPTQRQREAASTRRRSGAGHEGTAYRRCSLQEQSEPEEPHESEISESSGRTPAGGVALSALAAVRDEKGSPSFGGGGERAQRLNGASQSASVAGGNYGDVAGVLGAFEGAPASLFCSPPSSTAFSSPFTFSRPSPPLGAASPPAPAPQRPPFARDFEFRQPCAIGVGEARPTRGAAHDLPPPSRGEGGRGDHAREAYDAQRHQLLFSSLLQTEGSPSGAHEASSASRPARGPVAAPPASAESAWPQRVRLETPHFAGAESGVRGRVSIAQPRRFALPQGPPQPAEALPGGEGGQPFAAPLADTSPKTPQLLAASMSLRPQGAVCVAAPAHRRSPSHTSSPRLLHEAAARGEEGAASLFGPSPAPAEAFRVGGSLGFRQRQAPFEPDGAGGLGGAWPVLLWEPPGGGVDCASPFKRRGGRAAQASRAALPPSFLPSASPRPVSPFSKTSSFMSASHASSAVGGRCSGSSFISVSNSSGGEAAPWGFDRPGKPLYTGRRSALDARQKRCGWTAPRAVLRRAAPDEKVAFRVQRKGGNSFEGCVLRMQESAQPIFDIGGVRILHAFQRGPLYWTTPPFLNSPVLSAEV; encoded by the exons ATGGCAGCTCCCGTTGGAGACGGCAAAGGGAACCCTGTCGCATGGGGTCATCTGCTCGCCCCCGAGCGCCCGTCTCATATGCATTGGCCTTCTTCTggccttctcctccctcAGTCCTCCTCTTTGTTGCCCCTTTCGTGTCTGGAGTCTCGCGTGTCGCATTCTGAACGCGATCGACGTCATTCTGGAAGGCAGCAGGCCTCTCAGTCGTCTCGTTCCTCTGAAGCACCGGGGGAGAGCGtgagcgcgaccgcgccctccactcccagtccttctctccctcgctcgtcgcgtctgccggcgcctgcCCCTAAAGCCTCaccgtcctccgcctcctctctcacCTCTTCAGCTTCCTCCCCTCCACTTCCGCTATCCCGCGCgcatcggcggcgcccgtcgcttacgccttcttctcttcatcttcttcccCGCGCGAGGCTGTCTGCAGGGCTGGCTTCTTCAGGGCCCtgtccctcctcctctgaagaaggaggctgttcgcgctctctcttgtctccctgtggctcttcttctctacgtgcctcttctcgcttaccccccgcagcggaggagaagaaagcgacaaGGGGGCAGGAGACACCCacccctgccgccgccttccacgTCAGTCTGCTGTCTGAACAAACGGCCGTCTCCCCGGCCTGCGACGGTGGTGAGGGAGGAGACCaggcgagggggggacggtgcgccgcgcccgcgcgagcgagccgagGGGGACGCGACGCTGAGAGTCGCGCGCAGgacgagctgcgcggaggcagggagagggaggcaaGGAGCGATGCACCGTCGCCAGCCGAGAGTCAGAAAGTTGCGAAAgctgcggaagacgcgggggaagcggacgccgaggaggccggcggcagccagaGCCCGACGCGAGTGCGCAGTCCcccgggcgacggcgacgcagtcgctcacggcagcggctgcaggctgGGAGTCGAAAGCGATCGTCGGAGAGCCAGTGCTCGAGGCAAGAGGTCGGTCTTGCCCGCCCCGTCCCGCAGGGGGGTGGACTCAGGGGGAGTCGGGTTCTGCGTGAAAGAAGATCGCGAACGCGACAAGGAAGACGACGTGGAGGAAGAcctcgcggctcgcttcCACGATAGTGTCGCCGCTTGGGGGCATTCTCCACTGGGCCGTGAGAACGCAGTGCAGATGCGGCAGAACTCTTCTCCTTTTTCGAATTCGACTTCTGTCGCCCCCCCGGCTTCGAGGGAGCTCGTCGCGTGGGCGCAGTGTCTGtacgcggagctgcgcgaggcgtgtctgctgcagccgccgcccttccacgcgcttctcgctcgctcgaGGCGCACAGCCGAGGTGAAGCGAGGGGCGGGAGAGAGACTGACTCTCTcccgaggcgcgagcggagacgaggccgcagagcgtCCTCTAGAAACGGAGCGATGCcagagggaggaggacgccagGCAGGGCGCGAACGGTCAGGTCattgcggcgctgctggagacCGTCGAACTTTTGCTCCACGAGCTCCACAGAGAACAACG ggcgcagcgagaccAGGAGGATTTCATTCTGAGGCGGGGGAGCGAgtggcgccggcagcaggaCGCTCTGGATGCTGCGGAGTCGGCTgagcgagaggaaagagaCCGACGAAGAGCTGCAGAGAATGCGGCGCTCAGG GCCACGGAagcgagccgcgacgccctgCGGACTCTCAGACAGCGCCACGCACTCGTAATGGAGAAAAACCGCGCGCTGACCGCCGTCGTCCGGCGACTCAGCGTGGATctgaggaagaaggaaagacTCTGCGACAA GCTGAAAGCCTCCCTCGGgactcttcttccgcttccctgccagcagcgcgtgcagcagctcACGCCGTCGTTCGAGATcacggcgcctctctcgcggcacGCTGCGttgtcgccgccgtcgctcggcgtCCCAAACCCTTCGGCTGCTCAGGCGGCTCGGCGGAGGAGTtgcctgccgtcgcctcggcggGCCCCGAGGcactcgtctgcgtctcctgtcGGGGGCTCTGGGTCTCCTCGTGGGGCGGCACAGAGCGGcgagtcgccgtcgccgctggagacCGTGGGCGCTTTGGAAGAGGCCCTCGAAGCCTGTTTCGTCCGCGAGGTGGAGCTGGTGCGTGTGGCGCACAAGCAGCGAGACAGAACGCGGACTCTCGAGTTCGAAGTGAAGCAGTTAAAGGCacagctcgcggcggcccgcgAGTCCATGGCGCAAGAGACGCTagcgaagagagcgcgagcgcgcggaggccagcggcgTGGGTTAGATGCGACGTCGCGGAAGTCGTCTGGAGCGGCGAGCCGAAGAAATGCAACGTCGTCAAGCATCTCCCGCGGAGAGCCCGAGAGACCGGGGGCCCGCGATTCAAGCGCCTCCCCAGacaggcagctgcgcagggacgccgctgccgctgcagcctcgcgttCCGCTTCAGCGGCCCCAACTCTCGATGCGGAGCTGGCGAGGGAGCGgccggaggagaagagggcgTGTGCGGAGGACAACAAAGAGGGGATGCGTGTCGGTACATCACGCCCAgtcggcggagagcgagtcggcgcggtcgcggagcaCGCAGTAATCTCCTCTCGCCCTTCGGATGCCTCTGCGTGTTCGTCAAGAAACGACCCCGGCGTCCAGCTCTATGAAAACGAGCCTTCTGTACCTTGTTTCGGATCTGGGAGACCTGTGAAGCATtgtccctctccctctgcgtcgctgtgcgttgctgcgtcttcgcctgtcGCCTTGATTGCGTCCCCAGCCCCCGAAGCAGTTCTCCCCcccgcttctgctgcgccagcggcacCGCAGGGCTCGCTGCATCCGAAGGAGGGACTCTCGATGGAATCTGAGAAACGCGATCCCCACtggacggcgagcgaggccagCACGCGATCCACGAGTCGCTGCGGCAGTGCACTGAGCCCGTCGGCCGGGAGCTTCTTCCCCAGTCTTCACGGGCAGCaccgagaagcagcgaagcCGCTCCACGCCATaacgcctccggcgcctgcagagaccgAGGAGCTGGAGGATGAGGCCGGCAGAGGCCAGCTtccagaaggcggcggcgcagatgcGGAAACGGGCGtccggcgaggaggccgagcgGCGGAAAGACACCACGTGcgcgcaggagaggaaggagaggatcataacgagagagagacggagggAGAACGACGAGGCGGGGAACCAACGCAGCGGCAACGAGAAGCAGCCTCGACGCGTAGACGGAGTGGCGCAGGTCACGAAGGCACGGCGTACCGCCGTTGCAGTCTGCAGGAGCAGAGCGAGCCAGAGGAGCCGCATGAATCCGAGATATCTGAAagcagcggccgcacacCGGCCGGCGGAGTTGCGTTGAGCGCGCTGGCTGCAGTGCGTGACGAGAAAGGGTCGCCTTCGttcggaggcggaggcgagcgcgcgcaaaGACTCAACGGGGCTTCCCAATCGGCGTCCGTCGCGGGAGGAAACTACGGGGACGTGGCTGGTGTTCTCGGTGCCTTCGAAGGTGCGCCCGCTTCGCTATTTTgttcgccgccgtcttctaCCGCATTTTCCTCTCCGTTTACGTTTTCGCGtccttccccccctctcggcgccgcgtcacCGCCCGCACCGGCGCCGCAAAGGCCTCCGTTTGCGAGGGATTTCGAGTTCAGGCAGCCCTGCGCGATCGGGGTCGGCGAAGCGCGTccgacgcgaggcgccgcgcacgatcttcctcctccctcgaggggagaaggaggacgtGGCGACCACGCACGCGAGGCCtacgacgcgcagaggcaccAGCTCCTCTTCTCGTCGCTTCTCCAGACTGAGGGCTCGCCGTCGGGGGCCCACGAGGCaagctcggcgtcgcgtccTGCGAGGGGGccggtcgctgcgcctccggctTCTGCTGAGTCGGCATGGCCTCAGCGGGTCCGCCTCGAGACGCCGCacttcgctggcgccgagAGTGGCGTCCGCGGGCGAGTCTCCATTGCCCAGCCacgccgcttcgccctgcCGCAGGGGCCCCCGCAACCCGCGGAGGCCCTTCCCGGTGGCGAGGGTGGGCAGCctttcgccgcgcctctcgcggacacctcgccgaagacgccgcagctgctggctgcctcgatgtcgctgcgtcctcaaggcgctgtgtgcgtcgcggcgccggcgcacaggcgctcgccgtcgcacacctcgtcgccgcgtctcctccacgaggccgctgcgaggggggaagagggcgcggcttctctgtttgggccttcgcctgcgccggcggaggcttTCCGAGTCGGGGGGAGTCTCGGCTTccggcagagacaggcgccgtTCGAGCcggacggcgccggcggcctcggcggcgcctggccCGTCCTGCTGTGGGagccgcctggcggcggcgtggactGCGCGAGTCCGTTcaagaggcgaggaggcagagcggcgcaggcgagccgcgccgctctgcctcCGAGTTTCCtcccttccgcgtcgccgcggccggtcTCGCCCTTCAGCAAGACCAGCAGCTTCATGAGCGCCAGCCACGCCAGCAGCGCTGTCGGCGGCAGGTGCAGCGGAAGCAGCTTTATCTCTGTGAGCAACAGCTccgggggggaggcggcgccctggGGTTTCGATAGACCGGGGAAACCCCTGTACAcagggcggagaagcgcgctGGATGCGCGGCAGAAGAGGTGTGGATGGACGGCCCCGCGGGCCGTtctgcggcgagctgcgccagaCGAAAAAGTGGCCTTCCGCGTTCAGCGTAAAGGGGGAAATTCGTTTGAAGGGTGTGTCCTGCGGATGCAGGAATCGGCGCAGCCGATATTTGATATTGGGGGGGTGCGGATTCTTCACGCTTTCCAGCGTGGGCCTCTGTACTGGACGACTCCCCCTTTTCTGAACTCCCCCGTCCTCAGTGCGGAAGTTTAG
- a CDS encoding ribosomal protein RPL24e (encoded by transcript BESB_046230) → MRIEKCWFCSSNIYPGHGVVFVRSDAKIFRFCRSKCHKHFKAKHNPRKFKWTKAYRKAAGKELAVDATFEFEQKRNTPVRYDRDLYVKTIRAMKRVEEIKKARKERFYTQRMLAASERNRERDYNELERNEKLLLREGRILQEEEAKRKEKTRTEAEDEQAVLEDEEDEDVEMDEEKPALRKVKQKALA, encoded by the exons ATGAGAATTGAGAAATGCTGGTTCTGTTCGTCCAACATATACCCCG GCCACGGGGTTGTGTTTGTGcggagcgacgcgaagaTCTTCCGCTTCTGCCGCTCCAAGTGTCACAAGCACTTCAAGGCGAAGCACAATCCGCGCAAGTTCAAATGGACGAAGGCGTACCGCAAAGCCGCAG GCAAGGAGCTCGCAGTGGACGCGACCTTTGAGTTTGAGCAGAAGCGCAACACGCCGGTCCGCTACGACCGAGATCTTTACGTGAAGACGATTCGCGCCATGAAGCGCGTGGAGGAGATcaagaaggcgcggaaggagcgCTTCTACACGCAGCGCAtgctcgccgccagcgagcgcaacagagaaagagactACAACGAGCTCGAGCGCAACGAGAAGCTGCTCctgcgcgaaggccgcattcttcaggaagaagaagccaaGCGGAAGGAAAAAACCAGGACGGAAGCCGAGGACGAACAGGCAGTcctcgaagacgaagaggacgaagacgtg GAGATggacgaggagaagccggcgctgcggaaagTCAAACAGAAGGCCCTCGCTTAA